CATTGTCGTCCATGCATCGATGGGGTCCGGCACAAGCGACAGAAGTGTGGAAAGATACGTGCCGCGGGCGCGGCGCGGGGCGTGCGTGGCGGGCGCCGCAACCTTTTCCATGGAACGAGGATGCGGCGGCTGATTCTTTTCGACATCGACGGGACCCTGCTGGACGCGGGCGGCGCGGGCCGCCGTGCCATCGCCACCGCCATGGTGAAGGTGTACGGCCAGACGGGGCGGCTGGACGGATACCGGATGGGCGGGCGCACCGATCCGCAGATCGTACGCGAGCTGCTGGGCGGCGTGGGGGTCGGCGAGGCGGAGATCGAGGCCGGTTTCGATGCGCTGTGGCCGATGTACGTCGAGGGGCTGCGCCACGACATCACCGGCCGGGTGAAGGCGCTGCCGGGCGTACCCGGGCTGCTGGAGCGCATCCACGCGTTCCATCCGGAAACCGTGCTGGGTCTGCTGACGGGGAACGTGGTGGAGGGCGCGCGGCTCAAGGTGGAGGCGGCGGGGCTTCCCTTCGAGCGCTTTCGCGTGGGCGCGTACGGCTCGGATCACTGGCAGCGGCCGGAACTCCCGGCCATCGCCATCGAGCGCGCCCGCGAGCTGACGGGCATCGGCTACCAGGGCAAGGAGGTGGTGATCGTGGGCGACACGCCGTTCGACATCTCCTGCGGCGCGCACCTGGGGGTGCGCACCCTGGCGGTGGCCACGGGCGGGCACACGATGGACGAACTGGCAGCCTGCGGCCCCGACCACCTGTTAGCCGACCTGTCCGACACGGAAGCCGTCTGGCGCGCGATCAGCGAGTAGGCGCGCGGCGGAGCGGATGAATCCGCCACACACTACGTGAGTCGCGCCGCACCTGCCGAAGTCACACGATGTCATCCCGACGGAGCGGCCACGCCGAGCCTTCCGTCACACCGGAATCCGCAGCGACTGAGGGATCCGCCACACACACCGCCCTCCGCGACGCCGTCCTTTCGTCACGACTCCAGCGCCGTTCGGCCGTTGGCCGATGCACGATCGATGTGAGGTTTC
This Longimicrobium sp. DNA region includes the following protein-coding sequences:
- a CDS encoding HAD hydrolase-like protein translates to MRRLILFDIDGTLLDAGGAGRRAIATAMVKVYGQTGRLDGYRMGGRTDPQIVRELLGGVGVGEAEIEAGFDALWPMYVEGLRHDITGRVKALPGVPGLLERIHAFHPETVLGLLTGNVVEGARLKVEAAGLPFERFRVGAYGSDHWQRPELPAIAIERARELTGIGYQGKEVVIVGDTPFDISCGAHLGVRTLAVATGGHTMDELAACGPDHLLADLSDTEAVWRAISE